The Fimbriimonadaceae bacterium DNA window TCGCTTGCTGGCAAGTGGGGGTTGGTCATGTTCGCGATGCGGCAACTTGGGCGACGCAACCGTTCAAAGTCATGTATTTGGGATAGTCGGTTTCAGGGATCTCGATGTGGAATGCCTTGTGCAGTGCGACCACGAAGTTGAGGAAGTCCATCGAGTCGAGGTCGAGCTGGTCTCGAAAGCTGACATCGGGGTTGAGGCAGGCCAAGTCTGCCTCGGGGGCGATCTCGCCGAGAAGACGGAGAATTTGCGCGCGGGTGTCGGCGTCGGATGGTGTGGTCGTCATAACGATTGAGGCTCTTGTAGAAGACGATCGATTTCAGCCAGAAACAATCCGCCGCGATGGCCGTCGCTGACACGGTGATCCGCGGACAACGACAGGGTCACGACCGGTCGTGGGACGACCTGCCCGTCGGCCACCCAGGGCCGTTCGACCACCTTGCCGAATCCGACCAACGCCACTTGCGGAGGATAAATGACTCCGAACACGGTTTCCACCCCTTGTTCGCCAAGACTGGTGACGGTGATGGTGGCGTCCGACAGTTCCGAACTTCGTAACGAACCGGCACGGGCCCGTTTGACCAGGTCCTGGAACCGTTGCATCAAGTCGCCGAGGTCGGCGCGGTCGGCGTCGTGCAGGGCCGGTGCGACGAGCCCTCCCTGGCGCAGAGAAATGGCCGTGCCGATGTGAATGCGCTCGCTTCTGACTGCATCGCCGTCCTTCCACAGGGCATTGAGTTCGGGTACCTGCCGAAGTGCGAGGGCGACGGCCTTGATGAAGAGGACGCTCGATAACAATCGTTCCGTCACCGGGCGACGCTGATTTTCCGCTGTCAGCCAAGCCAAGGCACGGCTCATGTCGATGGTGGTGCTCAGGTAGTAGTGCGGGA harbors:
- a CDS encoding acyl carrier protein, which encodes MTTTPSDADTRAQILRLLGEIAPEADLACLNPDVSFRDQLDLDSMDFLNFVVALHKAFHIEIPETDYPKYMTLNGCVAQVAASRT
- a CDS encoding 2-oxo acid dehydrogenase subunit E2 — encoded protein: MAEFVMPTLGADMTEGTLVQWKKRIGDRIAKGEIIAEVDTEKAAIEVECHASGIVEQLLSTPGDKVPVGTVMAIIREAGQPAAAAAQPQHIAPQPVTPSRIPPVAKTAPASSPGTRLRISPAARTLAAERGIDPAGLQGTGPEGAITLDDVTRALASDVKVAAPLTMAERQARMRQTIAAAMARSKREIPHYYLSTTIDMSRALAWLTAENQRRPVTERLLSSVLFIKAVALALRQVPELNALWKDGDAVRSERIHIGTAISLRQGGLVAPALHDADRADLGDLMQRFQDLVKRARAGSLRSSELSDATITVTSLGEQGVETVFGVIYPPQVALVGFGKVVERPWVADGQVVPRPVVTLSLSADHRVSDGHRGGLFLAEIDRLLQEPQSL